One Balaenoptera musculus isolate JJ_BM4_2016_0621 chromosome 13, mBalMus1.pri.v3, whole genome shotgun sequence genomic window, GGTTAGCCTTGGGATGTTAAACCTGTCATATTATTCCCAAGGCCTAGCCTAACCAATTTGGGGACACTCTCTtccaaaaggagaaatcacatcTCCCCAGTTTCttgtacaaaagaaaaagagagtttgCAGCATTATCCAATCCTAGTGTCCCATTTCTGAGCCCCTACCTGGGCTACATGAGGGTGTGAAAATCTCaatttatccaaagaaatgaaCTCAGAGCCTCTCTTCAGCCCACATTACCTTCTCAGCAGCCCCCAGGAGACTCACAGTCATTTCTGGCTAGCAAGCTGAGAAGATATAACTAGGGGTCCATTCCATCCCTGCCTAGGATACATAAAAGTCCGGTGGGTGAGGAAGGGAAGCAGAAGGGGGCCCTGATTACCTCGCGAGCTTGCTGGTGATGAGAGAGGACTTTCGCTGGGGCAGAACCTGTGGGGTGGGGATGTGGTCACCAGTCACCAGGTTCTTGTCTGGTCCTGTACTTGGTAGCTGCTTATTCTTCATCTTGGCTTTGGGCATGTTATAGTCTCCTGAGTCAAAGTACTTTTGCCCTTTCTGGAGTCTCTTCATGAGGAAGTCGGAGCCTCCAAGCTTTTGTCCTAGGCTTGGATATCTGGCCTTTAGCTTTGCCTCCTCGGCTCTCTCAGGGAGCGTACCTTCTTTCTCCTGTGTGTCCTGCTTCTCCTTACCGGTCTCCTCCACAGGGTTCTCCTCCTCTTGTTTCTGGGACATGGTGGGATCGGGACTGTGGAGTGAGGGGACCCAAGAAGTCAACcggagaagggaagggggaggggaaacggGACAACCTGCACTGCTTCTTTGGCTCCTGTCACTAGGGTTGCTCAGTCCCTTCAGAGGTTCTTTGTTTACACTTCAGAACGTTTAAAACTGATCAAGAATTAAATTGATCAAGTGCTTTAAATGTCTTATATCACAGCTCTGAAACAAACGAGCCAGTGACACAAACAGGAGAGCAAGTTTCCCCGATTTTTCCTGTCCATGCAATCATATTGCTTTCCTGAGTAACATTTCCTTCCTTGTTTGATCTCAAATCAGGAGGTAGTCAGAAAGACTAATCCAAGCAACATTTCTGTAACCTAACACACACaggttaataataaaataactgagGGATCTGAGCAGTAAGACAAGCACATGGTAGTATTGAATTTACTTCAAACAGTCAATCCTTCCTCAAATTTGTGTCCTTTCATACAAATTCCAGTGGACTTTTAGTTATTGCCTAAATTCAGCCTCAAAATAAGTCAGTGGAGTAGTCAAGATTAGTATTATTCCCActtcatgaaaggaaaaaatggagattaaaaatcTAAAGGGGAAACTCTTGACCTTCAGAGTTGACCGAAGGTGGGAATGGTAAACATCTTGTCACTGGAGGAATGTAAATGATGGTCCAAGTGAAGAGTGAAGACTCTTCCCAATGGTCAGACTGGTGATTATTTGGTCTAATGTTTTAGTAGCAGGTTGACAATTAGTTTGAGTGTCATATGTATGATGTCTTAATTCATCACCCCATGAGTCTGCCTCTCTCTCCTAAATTATTTTATGGGTTATCataattatggaaaaaaaaaaaagtgttgcctAACAATACTGCATTTAACTAACAAATTTTACATGGGCAACTTTGAGTGAAAATACCATATATCTTAAATTATTAATCAACTGTTTTAAGAGGATGACATATTTAAGACAAGTGTGTTAACTCAGATTCCCAGGAATTTTCAGGACAGTTAACACTTGTATAGATGAGTTAACTGTAAACATCAgcttgcttttaatatttattgatgctttaaaacaaataaaatatatacaattattgaaacataaacaaatgaaaatgacttttaatggaaattatatttttaaaaaagacctaatTTTACTGAGATGTGCTTTCTTCATTGGTATTTAATCTGGCTACATTTATTCCTAGGGCTTCCTCCATCTTAAAGAAGTGTAATActtttgaacacattttaaacttCATCTTAAAATCAGGTATACTGCAAGTAACCTTAAAACTTTAGGTCAAGGAATTTCCTAAGATGAACTAATTGCTATGATCATTCTCCcataataatgataaattttaattctttactattcattgtttttataacctcacttttattttttgtcatataTCAAGGGAAATGAGGGGTGGTTTATAGTAATAAacacctatattaaaaaagaagagagggcttccctggtggaacagtggttgagaatctgcctgccaatgcaggggacacgggttcgagccctggtctgggaagatcccacataccgcggagcaactaagcccgtgagccacaattactgagcctgcgcgtctggagcctgtgctccgcaacaagagaggtcgcgatagtgagaggcccgcgcaccgcgatgaagagtggcccccacttgccacaactagagaaagccctcgcacagaaacaaagacccaacacagccattaattaattaattaattaattaaaaaaaaaaaagagagatacctCCAAATAATGATCTCAATTTCTACCTTAAGGAAttgaattaaaaaagcaaactaaacACAAAGTATGAAAAGATAGGAAGTAATAAagatcaaaacagaaaaaactaaGATAGGAAAAAGGACAACATAGGGGAAAGATAAATTAAGCCAAGAGATGAATTTTTGagatcagtaaaattgataaacctataATCAGATTAGTCAGAAAAGATAGGGAAGAAACACACAAATTACCAAGATCTGAAACAAGAGGTGACACCATTACAGATTctgcatatattaaaaagataataatgtaatattattaattaatgtcaataaatgtgataccttagatgaaatgaaaaaatatcttgGAAGACACAAACTATGAAAgctcattcaagaaaaaaatagataaactgactagttctatatatattaaagaaattgaatttgtagtttaaaaccTTTCAGTAAAAATAATTCTAGGCTTGGAAGGTCtccctggtgaattctacctaagaggaagaaataataccaattctacacaaactctgccagaaattgaagagaaaggaatatatCACACTCATTATATGAGACCAGTATTAACCTAATAACAGaagcagacaaagacattacaacaaaagaaaactacagatcaatatccctcaagattatagatgtaaaaattcttaacaaagttttaacaaactgaaacacaaatatattaaaagcataaTATACCATAATCAGTGGAGGTTTACCCTAGGAATTCAAGGTTGGtataacacacaaaaatcaatgtattcaccatattaacaacctctccaaaagagaaagagagagcagagaaaaaccatatgatcttctcagtaaatgaagaaaaacatttaccaaaaatctaatatttttctgataaagactctcagaaaactaggaatggAAACAAATTTTCTCAAAGTGACATAGGGCATCTATGGCAAATCTACAGCTAAACTCATACTTAATGGAGAATGACTGAACGCTTTCCCTGTAAGGGTAGTAACAAGGAAAAGACATCTTCTCTCACCATTTCCATTTAACGTTGCACTGGAAGTTCTAAATCAgcgaaataaggaaaaaaaaagataataataaattaaaacatccagactgaaaataaataaataaaattgcctttactcacaatcttttttttttttttaagtaaaacatacAGCTATCATAGAATACAGTCATCCCACTGTTAggcatttacccaagaaaaatgaaagcgtATGACTACACAAAGacctatacacaaatgttcataacagtttttatttgcaataaacaaaaactgagaaagac contains:
- the LOC118905798 gene encoding alpha-endosulfine-like gives rise to the protein MSQKQEEENPVEETGKEKQDTQEKEGTLPERAEEAKLKARYPSLGQKLGGSDFLMKRLQKGQKYFDSGDYNMPKAKMKNKQLPSTGPDKNLVTGDHIPTPQVLPQRKSSLITSKLASVKYIVSMAKKGHFKIQIQSALIKPRLLLSKQHVCCPALTSVQLPPHRCAPPSVSAAAGGSGLASETKPS